The proteins below come from a single Candidatus Binataceae bacterium genomic window:
- a CDS encoding bifunctional nuclease domain-containing protein, with the protein MTGPKDEFILMVVGGLTLDPNTKMPIVVLKDPDNKLNLPIWIGPLEAASMATEIEGIKPQR; encoded by the coding sequence ATGACCGGCCCAAAAGACGAATTTATCCTGATGGTGGTTGGCGGTCTGACCCTCGACCCCAATACCAAAATGCCCATCGTGGTGTTGAAGGATCCCGACAATAAACTCAATCTTCCGATCTGGATCGGACCGCTGGAAGCCGCCTCGATGGCGACCGAAATCGAAGGCATCAAGCCGCAGCGT